Proteins from a single region of Deltaproteobacteria bacterium:
- a CDS encoding DUF4070 domain-containing protein codes for MKILFVNPRFPNSLWRLTGITDILPQRCAQTPLGLLTVAALTPPDFDVELQDENVRPLHFDTDADVVAIACWNIQYNRARHIAQAFRKQGKTVVVGGPYPSLCPERFTDGLFDVVFDGEVEITWPQFCDDLRAGDYKSVYKQEGNVDITLSPVPRVDLASRDDYLYYFLQTTRGCPFKCEFCDIIITDGRVPRTKSVDHVIREIEAVEAVGGKHISFSDANLIGNMRYAEGLLEAVAEFGRAKGYPINFSGEMTINVAEKPRLLQLLHDANFTSMFLGIESPRVASLNETQKRQNTTSPLMESIRKIQSHNMAILAGMIVGFDNDDKDIFREQFDFLQEAGIAFTTSGVLTAIEKTPLYERMEKEGRLIPYDSAQMMGHGSADLNFVPKLMSIEEVQQGYNWLIRSLYKYENYGARLVKGIEHFRPEYTRHGRGNKVDREVLGILAKTIRHYVFTTDSARRRFFLRTLRQIMWPHPNFEKLDYAVSYMISEKHFHDYVNKTHGDPEAVAATPFAESVTAEHTWGELSKDYLRKLRRELYPGARRWMRRRLRHAVAVPEAFLKDQVGQRLSNFLSDLDIDVVPVASAALSRIQDKADVLVLPILNKVLKGREELQQVVEHLNEESQKEIRRFPKVVHFPMDQGDGAALEAFARIGLMYTSRVERLQRAYVRAFQ; via the coding sequence ATGAAGATCCTGTTCGTCAATCCGCGCTTCCCGAACTCACTGTGGCGCCTGACAGGCATTACCGACATCCTGCCGCAGCGCTGTGCGCAGACCCCGTTGGGCCTGCTCACCGTGGCCGCGTTGACGCCGCCCGACTTCGACGTGGAGCTTCAGGACGAAAACGTCCGGCCGCTGCATTTCGACACCGACGCGGACGTGGTGGCCATCGCGTGCTGGAACATCCAGTACAATCGCGCCCGGCACATCGCCCAGGCGTTCCGCAAGCAGGGAAAGACGGTGGTGGTGGGCGGCCCCTACCCCTCGCTGTGCCCGGAGCGCTTCACCGACGGGCTCTTCGACGTGGTCTTCGACGGCGAGGTGGAGATTACCTGGCCGCAGTTCTGCGACGATCTCCGCGCCGGCGACTACAAGTCCGTCTACAAGCAGGAGGGCAACGTCGACATCACGCTCTCGCCGGTGCCGCGGGTGGATCTGGCGTCCCGCGACGACTACCTCTACTACTTCCTGCAGACCACCCGGGGCTGTCCCTTCAAGTGCGAGTTCTGCGACATCATCATCACCGACGGGCGCGTGCCGCGCACCAAGAGCGTGGACCACGTGATCCGGGAGATCGAGGCCGTCGAGGCCGTGGGCGGAAAGCACATCAGCTTCTCCGACGCCAACCTGATCGGCAACATGCGCTACGCCGAGGGGCTGCTCGAGGCCGTGGCGGAGTTCGGCCGCGCCAAGGGCTACCCCATCAACTTCTCCGGGGAGATGACCATCAACGTCGCGGAGAAGCCCAGGCTGCTGCAGTTGCTGCACGACGCCAACTTCACCAGCATGTTCCTGGGCATCGAGTCGCCGCGGGTGGCGAGCCTCAACGAGACCCAGAAACGGCAGAACACCACCTCGCCGCTGATGGAGAGCATCCGCAAGATCCAGTCCCACAACATGGCGATCCTGGCGGGCATGATCGTGGGCTTCGACAACGACGACAAGGACATCTTCCGGGAGCAGTTCGACTTCCTGCAGGAGGCCGGCATCGCCTTCACCACCAGCGGGGTGCTCACGGCCATCGAGAAGACGCCCCTCTACGAGCGCATGGAGAAGGAAGGTCGGCTGATCCCCTACGACTCCGCGCAGATGATGGGCCACGGCTCGGCGGACCTGAACTTCGTTCCCAAGCTGATGAGCATCGAGGAGGTGCAGCAGGGCTACAACTGGCTGATCCGGAGCCTCTACAAATACGAGAACTACGGTGCGCGGCTGGTCAAGGGCATCGAGCACTTCCGCCCCGAATACACGCGCCACGGCCGCGGCAACAAGGTGGATCGAGAGGTCCTGGGCATCCTGGCCAAGACGATCCGGCACTACGTTTTCACCACCGACAGCGCGCGGCGGCGCTTCTTCCTGAGGACGCTGCGCCAGATCATGTGGCCGCACCCCAACTTCGAAAAGCTCGACTACGCCGTCAGCTACATGATCTCGGAAAAGCACTTCCACGACTACGTGAACAAGACCCATGGCGATCCCGAGGCGGTGGCGGCGACGCCCTTCGCCGAGAGCGTCACCGCGGAGCACACCTGGGGCGAGCTGAGCAAGGACTACCTCCGCAAGCTGCGGCGCGAGTTGTACCCAGGGGCACGGCGCTGGATGCGGCGGCGGCTGCGCCACGCCGTGGCCGTGCCCGAGGCTTTCCTCAAGGACCAAGTGGGCCAGCGCCTCAGCAACTTCCTTTCGGACCTCGACATCGACGTCGTGCCGGTGGCGAGCGCCGCCCTGTCACGCATCCAGGACAAGGCCGACGTGCTCGTGCTGCCGATCCTCAACAAGGTGCTCAAGGGGCGCGAGGAACTGCAGCAGGTGGTGGAGCACCTGAACGAGGAGTCCCAGAAGGAGATCCGCCGCTTCCCCAAGGTGGTCCACTTCCCCATGGACCAGGGAGACGGCGCGGCCCTGGAAGCCTTCGCGCGCATCGGGCTGATGTACACCAGCCGCGTGGAACGGCTCCAGCGGGCCTACGTCAGGGCCTTCCAGTAG
- a CDS encoding ATP-binding cassette domain-containing protein: MSMIQLHSVSKVYPPDNAGVKDITFQVEAGEFLFLCGPSGAGKTTLLRLLFRSEQATEGQIIVNGRNITRLKGPGLAAYRRKLGLVFQDFKLIPHMTALENVSLAADVVGVPWRQSRRRAFRLLSELGLKDKYGVLPPALSGGEQQRVAIARALVNGPELVLADEPTGNLDPERAAESLRLFARINEEGTTVLIATHDPRLLRSSDGRVLLMHQGRLLRRADLEAAASAP, from the coding sequence ATGTCCATGATTCAGCTTCACAGCGTCTCGAAGGTGTACCCCCCGGACAACGCCGGAGTGAAGGACATCACGTTCCAGGTGGAGGCAGGCGAGTTCCTGTTCCTGTGCGGTCCCAGCGGCGCCGGAAAGACCACGCTGCTGCGGTTGCTGTTCCGTTCCGAGCAGGCCACCGAGGGCCAGATCATCGTCAACGGACGCAACATCACCCGCCTGAAGGGGCCCGGACTGGCGGCCTACCGGAGAAAGCTGGGACTCGTTTTCCAGGACTTCAAGCTCATCCCGCACATGACCGCGCTGGAGAACGTCTCGCTGGCGGCGGACGTCGTCGGCGTTCCCTGGCGCCAGAGCCGGCGCCGGGCCTTCCGCCTGCTCTCCGAGCTCGGGCTCAAGGACAAGTACGGCGTGCTGCCGCCCGCTCTGTCGGGCGGTGAACAGCAGCGGGTGGCCATCGCCCGGGCGCTGGTGAACGGTCCCGAGCTCGTGCTGGCGGACGAGCCCACGGGGAACCTGGACCCCGAGAGGGCTGCGGAGAGCCTGCGGCTCTTCGCGCGCATCAACGAGGAAGGCACCACCGTGCTCATCGCCACCCATGACCCGCGTCTGTTGCGGAGTTCCGACGGCCGTGTCCTGCTGATGCACCAGGGACGGCTGCTGCGGCGCGCGGACCTGGAAGCGGCGGCCTCCGCGCCATGA
- a CDS encoding permease-like cell division protein FtsX, with protein sequence MKLAHVAFVTGRVVRSLRELFWTHLLTAGVMAMTLLVFGGFLLIQENVGQLVRGWGEDIHVFAYLDENVDAAAAADLRVRLESFPEVGAARYVSRERAWEDFKSALGSQSGILEGLDPAMLPASMELELRAGSRSRDAVAGLVERLGALEGVREVEYPETWMERLRLLLAGMEWLKWVLGGVLFLVAFLIVGSTIKLAIVARQDEIEIMQLVGAGTGLIKAPFVIEGMIQGLLGAALALGLLRAAFSLLGAELLAPFGSLAAGIQFTFLNSWQCVELLFLGWLLGTAGSALSVKRFLA encoded by the coding sequence ATGAAGCTCGCCCACGTCGCATTCGTGACCGGACGCGTGGTCCGGAGCCTGAGGGAGCTTTTCTGGACCCATCTGCTGACAGCCGGCGTCATGGCCATGACCCTGCTGGTGTTCGGCGGGTTCCTGCTGATCCAGGAGAACGTCGGCCAGCTTGTGCGAGGGTGGGGCGAGGATATCCACGTGTTCGCCTACCTGGACGAAAACGTGGACGCGGCCGCGGCGGCGGACCTGCGGGTCCGGCTGGAGAGCTTCCCGGAGGTGGGCGCCGCGCGCTACGTTTCCCGGGAGCGTGCATGGGAGGATTTCAAGAGCGCGCTGGGCTCGCAGTCGGGAATCCTGGAGGGACTCGACCCGGCGATGCTGCCGGCGTCCATGGAGCTGGAGCTGCGCGCCGGCTCCCGGTCGCGTGACGCCGTGGCGGGGCTGGTGGAACGGCTGGGGGCCCTGGAGGGAGTCCGGGAGGTGGAGTATCCCGAGACCTGGATGGAACGGCTGCGGCTCCTGCTGGCGGGCATGGAGTGGCTCAAGTGGGTGCTCGGCGGGGTCCTGTTCCTGGTGGCCTTTCTGATCGTCGGCAGCACCATCAAGCTGGCCATCGTGGCGCGGCAGGACGAGATCGAGATCATGCAACTGGTGGGAGCCGGCACGGGCCTGATCAAGGCGCCGTTCGTCATCGAGGGGATGATCCAGGGGCTGTTGGGCGCGGCCCTCGCCCTCGGGCTCCTGCGGGCGGCGTTCTCGCTCCTCGGCGCGGAATTGCTGGCCCCGTTCGGGTCGCTCGCGGCCGGTATCCAGTTCACGTTCCTCAACTCCTGGCAATGCGTGGAGCTGCTTTTCCTGGGGTGGCTTCTCGGGACCGCCGGCAGCGCGCTGTCGGTGAAGCGTTTCCTGGCCTGA
- a CDS encoding peptidoglycan DD-metalloendopeptidase family protein — protein sequence MFRSRPTKVFPIACRAVAATGLCLCLGFPAPARTQDEGELAELQERIAAGRAALDKVRRGEASVLEVLDDLETALERRTRRLKTLNASLERREGEVEEAVRAANEAAAALEQGRRALVKRVRALYKWQRGGTPFVLLNGELSVPELMRRKRLLETVLGRDQALIGRLADNLRRSRDLRSTVEARRRALARERDEVAALGDELRKERARRQGTLRALRRERTLRGRALQELREAARRLEGIIRGSEEEGRASVASPAATVADGLVLPVDGTIVSGFGIHKHPDLDVDVHRPGIDIAAPAGAEIRAVERGRVLFADRLPGYGKMLILDHGKRYYTVYGHLSQLAKSVGDRVARGEGIARVGGDPSSGRSRLYFEMRRNGKPVDPLPWFRRARAVARGKK from the coding sequence ATGTTCCGGTCGCGTCCCACGAAGGTTTTCCCCATCGCCTGCCGTGCCGTGGCGGCGACCGGCCTGTGCCTCTGCCTGGGTTTCCCCGCGCCCGCCCGGACGCAGGACGAGGGAGAGCTGGCGGAGTTGCAGGAGCGCATCGCCGCGGGGCGCGCCGCCCTGGACAAGGTCCGGCGCGGGGAAGCGTCGGTGCTGGAGGTGCTCGACGATCTCGAAACGGCCCTGGAACGCCGCACGCGCCGGCTCAAGACCTTGAACGCGAGCCTCGAGCGGCGCGAGGGCGAGGTGGAAGAGGCGGTGCGGGCGGCGAACGAAGCCGCCGCGGCACTGGAGCAGGGACGCCGGGCGCTGGTGAAGCGGGTGCGGGCACTCTACAAGTGGCAACGCGGGGGAACGCCCTTCGTGCTGCTCAACGGCGAATTGTCGGTGCCGGAACTGATGCGTCGCAAGCGGTTGCTGGAGACCGTGCTGGGCCGGGACCAGGCGCTGATCGGGCGGCTGGCGGACAACCTCCGGCGGAGCCGGGACCTGCGGAGCACGGTGGAGGCCCGGCGCCGGGCGCTCGCGCGCGAGCGGGACGAGGTGGCGGCGCTGGGCGATGAGCTGAGGAAGGAGCGGGCGCGCAGGCAGGGCACGTTGCGGGCATTGCGGCGGGAGCGCACGCTCCGCGGACGCGCCTTGCAGGAGCTGCGGGAGGCGGCGCGGCGCCTGGAGGGCATCATCCGTGGTTCGGAGGAGGAGGGCCGCGCATCCGTGGCGAGCCCGGCGGCCACTGTCGCGGACGGTCTGGTGCTGCCCGTGGACGGCACCATCGTCAGCGGCTTCGGCATCCACAAGCATCCCGACCTGGACGTGGACGTGCACCGTCCCGGCATCGACATCGCCGCGCCGGCGGGAGCCGAGATCCGCGCGGTGGAGCGTGGTCGGGTGCTGTTCGCGGATCGCTTGCCGGGCTACGGAAAGATGCTTATTCTCGACCACGGAAAGCGCTATTACACGGTGTACGGCCACCTGTCCCAGTTGGCCAAGTCCGTCGGTGATCGCGTCGCGCGGGGCGAGGGCATCGCGCGGGTCGGCGGCGACCCTTCGTCCGGCCGGTCTCGGCTCTACTTCGAGATGCGCCGAAACGGCAAGCCGGTGGACCCGCTCCCCTGGTTCCGCCGGGCGCGGGCGGTGGCCAGAGGGAAAAAATAG
- a CDS encoding S41 family peptidase, whose amino-acid sequence MKLRNGKRRVSGWFWVLGWVLFAAGLVVPRVSAVDSGAYESLENFANILAIVQRNYVKEVETDKLVDGAIKGMLESLDPHSSYLTEDSYRALQTETEGRFGGLGVEITVRNGLLTVVSPIEDTPAARAGLQPGDQIVGIDDETTEDMTLTEAVKRLRGPKDSSVTLLVRRKGEDKLLTFTLVRAVIEISSVRARVLEPGFLYMRIAQFQDRTSNNLIDAMARHQPGDGSYKGVVLDLRNNPGGLLSQAVGVSDLFLDSGLIVYTEGRGSQNKQRFSATRDGSRTDFPMVVLVNGGSASASEIVAGALQDHKRALVLGTQTFGKGSVQTILPLDGRSALRLTTAQYFTPKGRSIHEVGIKPDIVMDPKARPAVAEAPSADKAAEPEAGGPAAAPAERAAVPDDLVQRLRNDPEIGRALELLKGWEMFRGLAGSAKEKT is encoded by the coding sequence ATGAAGCTGCGGAATGGAAAGCGCCGCGTGTCCGGCTGGTTCTGGGTGTTGGGCTGGGTCCTGTTCGCGGCCGGGCTGGTCGTGCCGCGTGTCTCGGCCGTGGACTCCGGCGCCTATGAGAGCCTGGAGAACTTCGCGAACATCCTCGCCATCGTGCAGAGGAACTACGTGAAGGAGGTGGAGACGGACAAGCTGGTCGACGGCGCCATCAAGGGCATGCTGGAATCCCTGGACCCTCACAGCAGCTACCTGACCGAGGATTCCTACCGCGCGCTTCAGACCGAGACCGAAGGACGCTTCGGCGGTCTGGGCGTGGAGATCACCGTGCGCAACGGACTCCTGACCGTGGTGTCGCCCATCGAGGACACGCCCGCGGCGCGCGCGGGCCTGCAGCCGGGCGATCAGATCGTCGGCATCGACGACGAGACCACCGAGGACATGACTCTGACCGAGGCCGTCAAGCGGCTGCGCGGACCCAAGGATTCCAGTGTTACCCTGCTGGTGCGGCGGAAGGGCGAGGACAAGCTGCTCACGTTCACCCTCGTGCGCGCCGTGATCGAGATCAGCAGCGTGCGCGCGCGCGTGCTCGAGCCGGGTTTTCTCTACATGCGCATCGCGCAGTTCCAGGACCGCACCAGCAACAACCTGATCGACGCCATGGCCAGGCACCAGCCCGGGGACGGCTCCTACAAGGGCGTGGTGCTCGACCTGCGCAACAACCCCGGTGGACTGCTCAGCCAGGCGGTGGGAGTCTCGGACCTGTTTCTCGACTCCGGCCTGATCGTCTACACGGAAGGGCGCGGGAGCCAGAACAAGCAGAGGTTCTCCGCCACCCGTGACGGGTCCCGGACCGACTTCCCCATGGTGGTGCTGGTGAACGGCGGCAGCGCCAGCGCGTCCGAGATCGTCGCCGGGGCGCTGCAGGACCACAAGCGCGCGCTGGTCCTGGGGACTCAAACCTTCGGCAAGGGGTCGGTGCAGACCATCCTGCCGCTGGACGGCCGCTCGGCCCTGCGCCTGACCACGGCACAGTACTTCACGCCCAAGGGCCGGTCGATACACGAGGTCGGCATCAAGCCGGACATCGTGATGGATCCCAAGGCAAGGCCGGCCGTCGCCGAGGCTCCTTCCGCGGACAAGGCGGCGGAGCCGGAGGCCGGCGGGCCGGCAGCGGCGCCGGCGGAGAGAGCCGCGGTACCCGACGACCTGGTCCAGCGGCTCAGGAACGACCCGGAGATCGGACGCGCGCTGGAGCTCCTCAAGGGTTGGGAAATGTTCCGCGGCCTCGCCGGCTCGGCCAAGGAAAAGACCTGA
- the xseA gene encoding exodeoxyribonuclease VII large subunit: MSRPFHHPSVGQPAAVLTVSELNDIIRDRLETGLDALWVAGELSNVRFAPSGHVYFTLKDSESQIAAVLFRRNAERLRFRLEDGMEVVCSGRVGLYTVRGALQFYAVEVEARGKGALTVAFEQLKKRLWQEGLFESERKKPLPFLPRTVGIVTSLQGAAVRDMLSIIGERFPERRVIIRPVKVQGQGAALEIAQGVRELDETGVVDVMIVGRGGGSLEDLWAFNEEAVARAIAAARTPVVSAVGHEIDVTIADFVADQRAATPTAAAEMILPRRRELEERVALWARRLRRGAESRMERRRENLRYWARRLADPGRGLRQGQMRLDELSLRLWRRQEDAVLRVRERLGHLAGRLGGVDPLAVLRRGYSIVYDVPGGRIVKDAAALSKGQQVRVDFAAGRAVCRVEEVEE; the protein is encoded by the coding sequence ATGTCGCGTCCCTTCCACCACCCTTCCGTGGGACAGCCGGCCGCGGTCCTCACGGTCAGCGAGCTGAACGACATCATCCGGGACCGGCTGGAGACCGGTCTCGATGCCTTGTGGGTGGCCGGGGAACTGTCCAACGTACGCTTCGCGCCCTCGGGACACGTCTACTTCACGCTCAAGGACTCCGAATCGCAGATCGCGGCGGTGCTGTTCCGCCGCAACGCCGAGAGGCTGCGGTTCCGTCTGGAAGACGGCATGGAGGTGGTCTGCTCCGGCCGGGTCGGCCTGTACACGGTGCGCGGCGCGCTCCAGTTCTACGCCGTGGAGGTGGAAGCGCGCGGCAAGGGCGCGTTGACCGTCGCCTTCGAGCAGTTGAAGAAACGCCTCTGGCAGGAAGGCCTGTTCGAGAGCGAGCGGAAGAAGCCGCTGCCGTTCCTGCCGCGTACCGTCGGCATCGTCACCTCGCTTCAGGGGGCGGCGGTGCGCGACATGCTGAGCATCATCGGCGAACGGTTTCCGGAGCGCCGGGTGATCATCCGGCCGGTGAAGGTGCAGGGCCAGGGCGCCGCCCTGGAAATCGCCCAGGGGGTCCGGGAACTGGATGAGACCGGCGTGGTGGACGTCATGATCGTGGGCCGCGGCGGCGGTTCGCTGGAGGATCTCTGGGCGTTCAACGAGGAGGCGGTGGCGCGGGCCATCGCCGCCGCGCGCACGCCGGTCGTGTCCGCGGTGGGCCACGAGATCGACGTGACCATCGCGGACTTCGTGGCCGACCAGCGCGCGGCCACGCCCACGGCCGCGGCCGAGATGATCCTTCCCCGCCGGCGCGAGTTGGAGGAGCGCGTGGCGCTGTGGGCGCGCCGGCTGCGGCGCGGCGCCGAGAGCCGCATGGAGCGGCGGCGCGAGAATCTGCGTTACTGGGCGCGCCGGCTGGCGGATCCCGGCCGGGGGCTGCGGCAGGGACAGATGCGCCTGGACGAGCTGTCGTTGCGGCTCTGGCGGCGCCAGGAGGACGCGGTGCTGCGCGTGCGGGAACGGCTGGGCCATCTCGCCGGGCGGCTGGGCGGCGTCGATCCGCTGGCGGTGCTGCGGCGCGGCTACAGCATCGTCTACGACGTCCCGGGCGGGCGCATCGTCAAGGACGCCGCCGCCCTCAGCAAGGGCCAGCAGGTGCGGGTGGACTTCGCCGCGGGGCGGGCCGTCTGCCGGGTGGAAGAGGTGGAGGAGTAG
- a CDS encoding exodeoxyribonuclease VII small subunit, protein MGMSQDESAREARDERSFEECLQALEKVVERIESGELNLEESLATFEEGVRLVRSCNHKLGEVERRIEVLTKDSEGRSRLRELVEEED, encoded by the coding sequence ATGGGAATGTCTCAGGACGAGAGCGCGCGGGAGGCGCGGGACGAACGCAGCTTCGAGGAGTGCCTGCAGGCCCTCGAGAAGGTCGTGGAGCGCATCGAGAGCGGCGAGTTGAACCTCGAGGAGTCGCTCGCCACCTTCGAGGAGGGCGTGCGCCTGGTGCGGTCGTGCAACCACAAGCTCGGCGAGGTCGAGCGGCGCATCGAGGTGCTGACCAAGGATTCCGAAGGGCGCTCGCGTCTGCGCGAGTTGGTCGAGGAGGAAGATTGA
- a CDS encoding TlyA family RNA methyltransferase, whose protein sequence is MTAAKERLDRLLVESSLARSREEAQRYILAGTVLVDDAPVTKAGTLVRRDAHLRVKAPARYASRGGEKLEAALVRFGVNPARRVALDVGASTGGFTDCLLTHGAARVHAVDVGYGQLDWRLRQDSRVTVLERTNIRRLEPDALAEAPDLAVVDVSFISLRLVLPRVCRLLKPPFEIVALIKPQFEVGKGRVGKGGVVRSEEEHRRVIDEIEAAVDALGLERRPVVPSPLLGPKGNREFFIHALAPADWTAFSKASSGLDLGG, encoded by the coding sequence TTGACGGCGGCCAAGGAACGGCTCGACCGCCTGCTGGTGGAGTCGTCGCTGGCGCGCAGCCGCGAGGAGGCGCAGCGCTACATTCTCGCGGGGACGGTGCTGGTGGACGACGCGCCGGTGACCAAGGCCGGTACCTTGGTGCGGCGCGACGCGCATCTCCGGGTGAAGGCGCCGGCGCGCTACGCGAGCCGCGGCGGCGAGAAGCTGGAAGCCGCGCTGGTGCGCTTCGGCGTGAACCCGGCGCGCCGGGTGGCGCTGGACGTGGGGGCGTCCACCGGCGGATTCACCGACTGCCTGCTGACCCACGGCGCGGCGCGCGTGCACGCGGTGGACGTGGGTTACGGACAGCTCGACTGGCGCCTGCGCCAGGATTCGCGCGTGACCGTGCTGGAACGCACCAACATCCGCCGTCTCGAGCCGGACGCCCTGGCGGAGGCGCCGGACCTGGCGGTGGTGGACGTCTCCTTCATCTCGCTGCGCCTCGTGCTCCCGCGGGTGTGCCGCCTCCTCAAGCCGCCGTTCGAGATCGTGGCGCTCATCAAGCCGCAGTTCGAGGTCGGCAAGGGCCGTGTCGGCAAGGGCGGGGTGGTGCGTTCGGAGGAAGAGCACCGGCGCGTCATCGACGAGATCGAGGCGGCGGTGGACGCCCTCGGCCTGGAGCGCCGTCCGGTGGTTCCGTCGCCGCTGCTGGGCCCCAAGGGCAACCGGGAATTCTTCATCCACGCGCTCGCGCCGGCGGATTGGACGGCGTTTTCAAAAGCGTCATCCGGGCTTGACTTGGGTGGCTGA
- the rpsU gene encoding 30S ribosomal protein S21, giving the protein MTGVRIKENESIESAIRRFKKQCEKAGILAELRKREHYEKPSVKRKRKAIAAKKRAMKRARSHQWY; this is encoded by the coding sequence ATGACAGGTGTTCGAATCAAGGAAAACGAGTCCATCGAAAGCGCTATCCGGCGTTTCAAGAAGCAATGTGAGAAGGCCGGAATTCTGGCGGAGTTGCGCAAGCGGGAACACTACGAGAAGCCGAGCGTCAAGCGTAAGAGGAAGGCCATCGCAGCCAAAAAGCGTGCCATGAAGCGCGCCCGAAGCCACCAGTGGTACTAG
- a CDS encoding CvpA family protein, translating into MLAAVLCVFAVRGYARGLFREVFALLGLSVGLIVAVRYYDQASSWADLWPYSPLILNVLAFIVLFFLAYIGLNWVGHLLHRSADRFFLSGFNRLGGLLVGGAKGAVFLGIVLFIAIEQAWVPQKLEQPLGTAALVGPLYGFGAGVTSMGESFKWPGAWNPGSASMDTRDGA; encoded by the coding sequence GTGTTGGCAGCGGTCCTGTGCGTGTTTGCCGTGAGGGGATACGCCAGGGGACTGTTCCGGGAGGTATTCGCCTTGCTGGGTCTTTCGGTCGGCCTCATCGTCGCCGTAAGGTACTACGACCAAGCCTCCTCCTGGGCCGACCTCTGGCCCTACTCTCCGCTCATCCTGAACGTCCTCGCCTTCATCGTTCTCTTCTTTCTGGCCTATATCGGGCTCAACTGGGTGGGGCACCTGCTCCACCGGTCCGCCGACCGCTTCTTTCTCAGCGGCTTCAACCGTTTGGGGGGCCTCCTGGTGGGCGGCGCCAAGGGGGCGGTGTTTCTGGGAATCGTCCTCTTCATCGCCATCGAGCAGGCGTGGGTGCCGCAGAAGCTGGAGCAGCCGTTGGGAACGGCCGCGCTGGTGGGACCCCTTTACGGCTTCGGCGCCGGCGTGACCTCCATGGGCGAATCCTTCAAGTGGCCCGGGGCCTGGAACCCGGGTTCCGCGTCGATGGATACACGGGACGGGGCATGA